A stretch of the Erwinia sp. SLM-02 genome encodes the following:
- a CDS encoding GMP reductase → MRIEEDIKLGFKDVLIRPKRSTLQSRSQVELARQFTFKHSGIAWSGVPIIAANMDTVGTFSMAEALASFDILTAVHKHYSVEQWSQFIARVPQSVLQHVMVSTGTSAEDFIRLQQILALSPHLNFICIDVANGYSEHFVTFLKRAREACPGKTICAGNVVTGEMVEELVLSGADIVKVGIGPGSVCTTRVKTGVGYPQLSAVIECADAAHGLGGQIVSDGGCSVPGDVAKAFGGGADFVMLGGMLAAHDECEGEIVEENGEQFMLFYGMSSESAMKRHVGGVAQYRAAEGKTVRLPLRGPVELTARDILGGLRSACTYVGAERLKELTKRTTFIRVAEQENRVFNR, encoded by the coding sequence ATGCGTATTGAAGAAGATATCAAGTTAGGCTTCAAAGATGTCCTCATCCGGCCTAAACGTTCAACGTTACAAAGCCGTTCTCAGGTGGAACTGGCCCGCCAGTTTACTTTCAAGCATTCGGGTATTGCCTGGTCAGGCGTTCCCATCATCGCCGCCAATATGGATACCGTGGGTACCTTCAGCATGGCGGAAGCTCTGGCTTCTTTCGATATTCTCACCGCGGTGCATAAGCATTACAGCGTAGAGCAGTGGAGCCAGTTTATTGCCCGGGTACCGCAGTCGGTACTGCAACACGTTATGGTGTCAACCGGCACCTCCGCCGAAGACTTCATCAGGCTTCAGCAGATCCTCGCGCTTTCGCCGCATTTGAACTTTATCTGTATTGACGTTGCCAACGGGTATTCCGAGCATTTTGTTACGTTTCTTAAGCGCGCGCGTGAAGCCTGCCCGGGAAAAACGATTTGTGCCGGGAATGTGGTCACCGGTGAAATGGTGGAAGAGCTGGTTCTTTCCGGTGCCGATATTGTAAAGGTTGGCATCGGTCCTGGCTCTGTCTGCACCACCCGGGTTAAAACCGGCGTGGGTTATCCGCAGCTTTCCGCCGTTATTGAATGTGCCGATGCCGCGCACGGGCTGGGGGGGCAGATCGTCAGCGACGGGGGCTGTTCCGTACCCGGTGATGTGGCTAAAGCATTTGGCGGCGGCGCGGATTTCGTCATGCTGGGCGGTATGCTCGCGGCCCACGATGAATGTGAGGGCGAAATTGTCGAAGAAAACGGGGAACAGTTTATGCTGTTCTACGGCATGAGTTCTGAGTCCGCCATGAAGCGCCACGTAGGCGGCGTTGCGCAGTATCGCGCTGCAGAAGGTAAAACGGTCCGGCTGCCGCTGCGCGGTCCGGTTGAACTGACCGCACGGGATATTCTCGGTGGTTTGCGCTCGGCATGTACTTATGTGGGGGCGGAGCGCCTGAAAGAGCTGACCAAGCGCACGACGTTTATCCGCGTGGCCGAGCAGGAAAACCGCGTCTTTAACCGCTAG